The DNA window TGGTGGCAACCATGGCAATCATTCTGGCGCCATCCTCCCCGCCTCAGGTCGCCGTTTTCGATACCTATCCTGACTCCCGCTACCGGCTGACCTACGAGGGCGAAGGCGAGCCCCCCGAGGCACGGAAGCTGGCGGTCGGATCCCGGTTGGTGCTTTCGGAAGGGGCATTCGAAGGGGTCTTCTCAAGCGGCGTTCGTCTTGTTGCCGAGGCCCCTTGCGAGCTGAAGGTGATGGCGGCGAACCGGGTGGCGGTGGAGCAGGGTAGCGCGTGGTTCCGGGTGCCGGCGCAGGCGAAGGGATTCACCGCGGAAACGCCGGAGCTTGTGGTTGTCGATCTTGGTACTGAATTCGGAGTTGTCTCGGCGGCCGGCGCGCCGGACGAGGTTCATGTGATGGCGGGCTCGGTGGAGGTCGCCGCGCGGTCGGGTGAAGGGGCCAAGGAGATCCTCAAGGCCGGCATGGCGCGCCGCGTGGAGGCCGACGGTCAGCTGACCGAGATCCCTCATCGATCCGCTTCGTTTCGGAAACGGATCGACCGCTTCGCCGGAGCCATCTCCAGGTTCTCGTTCGCCAACCTTCCACCGGAGACGTCCCGCGTGCGTTCTTTCGCCAGCTTCGCCGAGCAGTCGCCGTCCGAGGACGTCGACCCGTTCAGCATGACTTCGCTTCTCTCCAACAGCGGTTACACGGCAGGAGGTTACGGATCCTTCTATATCCGCGACATCGATGGCGGAACCGTGGGTGTGGACGACCCGGGCGACTATCTGATCTTCTCGAAGAGCGGCACACCCGGCAGCGGGATGAATGTCGGCAATGCGGGGCAATCGGAGCCGACCCACTACATCGCGTTCTCGGTGACTCCCGGGTCGGGGCATGAACTCACTTTTTCCTCGCTCACGTTCTACACGGGTGTGCACGCACCCAACGACCGCTATCACATCGAACTGCGGACATGGGACGGCGAGTCCGAAGCCCGACTGGGTTCGGTCTCGCACACCAGCGGGGCCAGCTCCAACGAGCCGGTGGCTTTCAAGACCATCGATTTCGAAGACTTCACCTCCCGAGACCCCATCGAGTTCCGCCTCTACGGATACGGGGTGGACTCGCCTCAGGGGAGTCGGGAGTCCGCCGGGATCCGCTACGACGACATCACGCTCACTGGAAGCAACGTGGCCTTGTCCGGAGCGGACGAAGGAGGGCGGTGACCGGCCTCCCGCAGGCATCTTCCGCAGCGCGTCCGAGATTTTCCGGCCGACCTGTTAACGTTTGGAGAGAGATTCTTATTGGTTGGTGGACCGAACAGGCCCCCCGACCAACATGACAATCAAAACCCCCTCGGAAGCATCGCTTGCAAGACGCCTTGCCGCTGTATCCATCGCGCTCGTTTGCACCGCGCCCGGCGCAGTGATCTCGAACTTCACGTTCACCGGCCCGCCGTGGACCGCTGCCAAGGAGGCTGATTTCGCGACTTTCGCCGCAAACGCCCCGTCCGCCGACACGGACACTTTCAGCACGACCTCCACCCTCTCGAACAGCGGCTTCACTTCCGGTGGCTATGCGTCGTTCTACATTCGCGACATTGACGGGGGCACGGTCGGTGTCGCCGACGCCGGGGACTTCGCGATCTTCTCAACCAGTGCGACTGCAGGTGTCGGGATGAACATCGCCGGAGCCAACCAGACGATCCCGACCAACTACATCGCCTTCTCAGTGACACCTGATTCGGGCTATCAGATCACCTTCGAATCGCTGTCTTTCTACACCGACTGCAATTTCGCGAACGAGGAGTACAACGTCCAACTCGCCGCATGGGACGGCTCATCTCTCACCGTGCTCGGCGATGTGTCGCATACTTCCGGCGCCAGTACGAACGAACCGGTGGTGTTCAAGTCGATCGACTTCTCGGACTTCAGCTCCACCGGTGCGATCGAGTTCCGGCTCTATGGCTACGACATGAGCGCGTCCAACGGAGGGATCCGCTTCGATGACATCGTGCTAAATGGCCAGACCGTTGCCGTTCCGGAGCCGGCATCGCTGCTTTTGCTCGGGCTCGGTACCTTCGGCCTCATGCGCAGACGCCGTTCGGCTTCCTGAACCAGCCTCGCTCCAGGTCACTGCCGGTCGGTTCGCCGTCCGGACGCTCCCAAGAACCCAACCCAGCCATGTCACGCCTCGTCCGCGGCTTCCTGCCTGTCTCTTTGGCGCTTGCCAGCCTCTGTTCCACCACCCCGGCGATCGCCGCCCATTACCGGGTCTACTTCCTCGGCGGCCAGTCGAACGGCAATGGCCGCGGCGACGCCGCACAACTCCTGCCCCCGTTGTCAGCGGCACAAACGGACGTGGCGTTCTATTGGCATCGCACCCAAGCGGTGAGCAATGCGGGCTGGATTCTCGAAGACCAGTGGACGGACCTGGCTCCGGGCTCCGGACACGGCACCACCAACCCGGTGTTCGCCAAGGAGTTCGGCTCCGAAGTGGCATTCGGCCGGGCGATGGCCGACGCCGATCCGTCGGTCAACATCGCGGTGGTCAAGTACACCCACGGCGGAACCAATCTGCACACGCAATGGTCCGCGACGGGCGACATGTATGCGACTTTCGTCGCCACCGCCCAAGCGGCGCTCACGGCGCTGACTTCCAACGGCGACACCTACGAGTTCGGTGGCATGATCTGGCACCAGGGGGAGGCGGACACCGGGGGTGCTGCGGATCAGTATGAGGCGAACCTGACGAGCTTGGTCAATCGGGTACGGCAGGACGTCTTCGGTGGCGAGGTCGCGCCCTTCGTCGTCGGTAGTCTTTCCGACAGCCAGTATGGCTCGCAGATCACGACTCCGGGGACCGGCGCTTACAAGGTTCGCCAAGCACAGGAGGCGGTGGCCGCGAACATGGTTCAGGTCGGCTTCGTCAATACCGACGGCTTCGATGTCCGCTCGGGTGACACGATCCACTTCGATCACAACGGCCAGATCGCGCTGGGTCAGGGGTTTGCCAGCCAGATGCTGGCGTTGGAAGCGAATGACCCCGATCGCGACGGACTTCTCAACGACGAAGAAGCGACGTTGGGCACCGATCCC is part of the Haloferula helveola genome and encodes:
- a CDS encoding PEP-CTERM sorting domain-containing protein is translated as MTIKTPSEASLARRLAAVSIALVCTAPGAVISNFTFTGPPWTAAKEADFATFAANAPSADTDTFSTTSTLSNSGFTSGGYASFYIRDIDGGTVGVADAGDFAIFSTSATAGVGMNIAGANQTIPTNYIAFSVTPDSGYQITFESLSFYTDCNFANEEYNVQLAAWDGSSLTVLGDVSHTSGASTNEPVVFKSIDFSDFSSTGAIEFRLYGYDMSASNGGIRFDDIVLNGQTVAVPEPASLLLLGLGTFGLMRRRRSAS